The following proteins are encoded in a genomic region of Tenacibaculum sp. 190524A05c:
- a CDS encoding OsmC family protein, with the protein MAKVQLQLTSRDYLVESKMRHHFAVVDEPVTMGGDDNGATPVEYLYTALGSCVAITLRMYAQRKGWDLGKISVDISQKNVQTEDGVSQVFVEDISFEKEPTDEQKKRLKEIAGKCPVARIIKGENIIESNIL; encoded by the coding sequence ATGGCTAAAGTTCAACTACAACTTACTTCAAGAGATTATTTAGTAGAGTCAAAAATGAGACATCATTTTGCTGTAGTGGATGAACCAGTTACCATGGGCGGAGATGACAATGGCGCTACTCCGGTGGAGTATTTATATACAGCATTGGGAAGTTGTGTTGCCATTACTTTACGAATGTATGCTCAGAGAAAAGGTTGGGATTTAGGAAAAATATCTGTGGATATATCACAGAAAAATGTTCAAACAGAAGATGGTGTTTCACAAGTATTTGTTGAAGATATTTCATTTGAAAAAGAACCAACTGATGAACAAAAGAAACGATTAAAAGAAATAGCAGGTAAATGTCCTGTAGCGAGAATAATTAAAGGAGAAAATATAATAGAAAGCAATATACTATGA
- a CDS encoding NADPH-dependent FMN reductase: protein MKKIAAFAGSTSTTSINKQLATYAASKLNEASFDVLDLNDFEVPIYSEDTEKNNEYPQGATAFNSELDKYDGFIVSLAEHNGSYAAAFKNLFDWVSRKNREVFRNKQVLLMATSPGGRGGASVLATAELTFPHMGASGITKFSLPKFYDVFSEGKINDQELDQQLSSAVNEFEKLV, encoded by the coding sequence ATGAAGAAAATAGCAGCATTTGCAGGAAGTACAAGTACTACTTCAATAAACAAACAATTAGCAACATACGCAGCATCAAAATTAAATGAAGCATCATTCGATGTACTTGATTTAAATGATTTTGAAGTGCCGATTTATAGTGAAGATACAGAGAAAAATAACGAGTATCCTCAGGGAGCGACAGCATTTAATAGTGAACTTGATAAATATGATGGTTTCATTGTGTCTTTGGCAGAACATAACGGTTCTTATGCAGCAGCATTTAAGAATTTATTTGACTGGGTGTCAAGGAAAAATAGAGAAGTGTTTAGAAACAAACAGGTTTTATTAATGGCAACTTCTCCAGGTGGTAGAGGTGGAGCTTCTGTTTTAGCTACTGCAGAATTAACATTTCCACATATGGGAGCATCAGGAATTACTAAATTCTCTTTACCAAAGTTTTATGATGTTTTCAGTGAAGGAAAAATTAATGATCAAGAGTTAGATCAGCAATTAAGTTCTGCTGTTAACGAATTTGAGAAATTAGTGTAA
- a CDS encoding MarR family winged helix-turn-helix transcriptional regulator has product MGDISKDINSSFDSNKIKAFLNIKYTASWINTKEVEFFKPYGISPQQYNILRILRGAGEKTKVQVVKDRMVDRAPNVTRLMDKLLEKHLIERSRCDHDRRVVYVNITEEGLLLLSELDKSTADLDVINNLSEEEAGILSDLLDKIR; this is encoded by the coding sequence ATGGGAGATATATCTAAGGATATTAATTCAAGCTTTGATAGCAATAAGATTAAAGCTTTTCTTAATATAAAATATACGGCAAGTTGGATAAATACAAAGGAAGTTGAGTTTTTTAAACCTTATGGTATTTCTCCACAACAATATAATATACTACGAATCTTAAGAGGAGCAGGCGAAAAAACAAAGGTTCAAGTAGTAAAGGATAGAATGGTAGATAGAGCTCCTAATGTTACCAGGCTAATGGATAAGCTTCTTGAAAAACATTTAATTGAAAGATCTCGATGTGATCATGATCGACGAGTGGTTTACGTTAATATTACCGAAGAAGGGTTGTTATTATTATCTGAATTAGATAAGTCTACGGCAGATTTGGATGTGATTAACAATTTAAGTGAGGAAGAAGCTGGTATTTTAAGTGATTTATTAGATAAAATAAGATAG
- a CDS encoding pirin family protein, giving the protein MKLEKFSADTRGFANHGWLQANHSFSFANFYNPERMQFGALRVLNDDLIAPSMGFSTHPHQNMEIITIPLSGVLKHKDSMSNEWLYVKPNEVQVMSAGKGIYHSEMNGSSEDYLSLFQIWIIPNQDGVDPRYNQQSFDPEDRKNKLQVLVSSLDDTNENGLKIHQDAKLSRVDLDEGSTFQYNLKSQNHGVYVMNISGDVAVDNQELAHRDALGVSDTDEFSIQANSKSELLFIEIPMN; this is encoded by the coding sequence ATGAAGTTAGAGAAATTTTCTGCTGATACAAGAGGGTTTGCCAATCACGGATGGTTGCAAGCTAATCATTCATTCAGTTTTGCAAATTTTTACAATCCAGAAAGAATGCAATTTGGAGCTTTAAGAGTTTTAAATGATGATTTAATTGCTCCAAGTATGGGATTTAGTACACATCCACACCAAAATATGGAAATCATTACCATTCCGTTAAGTGGAGTATTAAAACACAAAGATAGCATGTCGAATGAGTGGTTGTATGTAAAGCCAAATGAAGTGCAAGTAATGTCTGCAGGAAAAGGTATTTACCATTCGGAAATGAATGGTTCTTCTGAAGATTATTTGAGTTTGTTTCAAATTTGGATTATACCTAATCAAGATGGAGTAGATCCAAGATACAATCAACAATCATTTGATCCAGAAGACAGAAAGAATAAACTTCAGGTTTTAGTGAGTTCTCTTGATGATACCAATGAAAATGGGTTAAAAATACATCAAGATGCTAAACTTTCAAGAGTCGATTTAGATGAAGGTTCAACATTTCAGTATAATTTAAAATCACAAAACCACGGAGTTTATGTGATGAATATTTCTGGTGATGTTGCTGTTGATAACCAAGAATTAGCTCATAGAGATGCTCTGGGTGTTTCGGATACAGATGAATTTAGTATTCAAGCCAATTCTAAGTCAGAATTATTATTTATTGAAATTCCTATGAACTAG
- a CDS encoding T9SS type A sorting domain-containing protein: protein MKNIKTLLLLTLLLFSLSNFAQSAPIAIDGIFDDWKSNLTTFVDTNETIDGVDLLEFQVTNDENYLYIRVKADREFDLTEGSPVLHNFFIYLDTDNDSNTGFRVRDDYGAELGIEFANRIVYNNFTGTSDPQVRFSDIEFRSAPTVTSDEFEIAIGRNAIPDGTNALFPSSTVKILLRNRQNFDWLPDLNNVFTYTFDETPVTPYTPIDFNKTDNSFIRIVAYNTKLNSLLDSNKLDEYERIIKAIQPDIVGFVESSDTTTDYIKSLFDNWIPLGNTDGWHVRKHGGEVTVSRWEIIQEWDLTRQFPVLIDLPDSYGTDLLYTNAHLNCCGADGARQDQVDQYAAFILDAKTEDGIITLPENTPIVYSGDLNLVGLSQQLKTLLTGNIQDTGTYGPGGPLDWDDSDLKEENALQSDIRMGYTWRSDGSSFPPGKLDFMIFSDHVLTSEKSFVIQTEVMSNDRLNLYGLQEFDTSTASDHFPVITDFSVRRTLSNSEVTLLENALYPNPTSGSLNLQLKRSGNYSIQMFNSIGVSVLSTKTSSNLLQLNIESFASGLYHLRIQKETGEYQVVKVIKK from the coding sequence ATGAAAAATATAAAAACCTTACTACTACTTACATTACTCCTTTTTTCACTCTCAAATTTTGCACAATCTGCTCCTATAGCCATTGATGGAATTTTTGATGATTGGAAATCTAATTTGACCACATTTGTAGATACTAATGAAACTATAGATGGTGTTGATTTATTAGAATTTCAAGTAACTAATGATGAAAACTATTTATATATTAGAGTAAAAGCGGATAGAGAATTTGATTTAACAGAAGGAAGTCCTGTTTTGCATAATTTCTTTATTTATTTAGATACGGATAACGATTCTAATACTGGTTTTAGAGTTAGAGATGATTATGGTGCTGAATTAGGAATTGAATTTGCAAACCGAATTGTGTATAACAATTTCACTGGAACTTCTGATCCGCAAGTACGATTTTCGGATATTGAATTTAGATCTGCACCTACAGTAACTTCCGATGAATTTGAAATTGCTATTGGACGAAATGCGATTCCTGACGGAACTAATGCTTTATTTCCTTCTTCAACAGTTAAAATATTACTCAGAAATCGTCAAAACTTCGATTGGTTACCAGATTTAAATAACGTATTTACTTATACTTTTGATGAAACACCAGTAACACCTTATACTCCAATTGACTTCAATAAAACTGATAATTCTTTTATTCGAATTGTAGCTTACAACACTAAGTTAAATTCATTATTAGATTCAAATAAACTTGATGAATACGAACGTATTATCAAAGCAATTCAGCCTGATATTGTAGGGTTTGTAGAAAGTTCTGATACTACTACGGATTATATTAAATCATTATTTGACAATTGGATTCCGCTTGGAAATACAGATGGATGGCATGTTAGAAAACATGGTGGAGAAGTAACTGTTTCTCGTTGGGAAATTATTCAAGAATGGGATTTAACAAGACAATTTCCAGTATTAATTGATTTACCTGATAGTTATGGTACCGATCTTTTATATACCAATGCACATTTAAATTGTTGTGGTGCAGATGGCGCAAGACAGGATCAGGTTGATCAATATGCTGCATTCATTTTAGATGCAAAAACTGAAGATGGAATAATTACTTTACCAGAAAACACACCTATTGTATATTCTGGTGATTTAAACTTAGTAGGACTTTCTCAGCAATTAAAAACTTTATTAACTGGAAATATTCAGGACACGGGAACTTATGGACCAGGTGGGCCTTTAGATTGGGATGATTCTGATTTGAAAGAAGAAAATGCTTTACAAAGTGATATACGAATGGGATACACTTGGAGATCTGATGGATCTTCTTTTCCTCCTGGAAAATTAGATTTTATGATTTTTTCTGATCATGTTCTAACTTCAGAGAAATCATTCGTGATTCAAACAGAAGTAATGTCTAATGACCGATTAAATCTATATGGTTTACAAGAATTTGATACAAGTACTGCTTCTGATCATTTTCCTGTAATTACAGACTTCTCTGTTAGAAGAACCTTAAGTAATTCTGAAGTTACATTATTGGAAAATGCTCTGTATCCAAACCCAACTTCTGGGAGTTTAAACCTACAACTTAAGCGTTCTGGAAACTATTCTATTCAAATGTTTAATTCTATTGGAGTTTCTGTTTTATCAACTAAAACATCATCTAATTTACTTCAATTAAATATAGAATCATTCGCTAGTGGATTATATCATTTAAGAATTCAAAAAGAAACTGGAGAATATCAAGTTGTAAAAGTCATTAAAAAATAA
- a CDS encoding FAD-dependent oxidoreductase, with protein MTKYKHIFEPLDLGFTTLKNRILMGSMHTGLEEEKNGYEKIAAFYAERAKGGVGLIVTGGIAPNIQGWTGPFSARMSTKKHAKHHKIITEAVHKEGGKICMQILHAGRYGYHPLNVGPSAIKAPINQFKPFKLRESGIKRTIKDFVRSASLAKEAGYDGIEIMGSEGYLINQFIAKRTNKRNDDWGGSYKNRMRLPIEIVKQTREKVGEEFIIIYRLSMLDLVEKGSSWEEIVQLAKEIEKAGATIINTGIGWHEARIPTIATSVPRAAFTWVTKKMKEEVSIPLVTSNRINMPETAEKVLSEGDADMISMARPFLADPDWVNKAEQEKDDEINTCIACNQACLDHVFEQKVASCLVNPRACHETELNYLPTNTKKKIAVVGAGPAGLAASTVAAQRGHDVTLFDGESEIGGQFNIAKQIPGKEEFYETIRYFGKQIELHNVNLKLNTRVSAEDLAEQDFDEIILATGISPRVPRINGIEHKKVLNYIDVLKLKKPVGKRVAVIGAGGIGFDLSEYLTHEGESTSQNIDAWLEEWGIDKSLEARSGIEGVEKHIHPAAREIFMFKRSKGKFGGNLGKTTGWIHRANLKKKNVQFINEVQYTKIDDEGLHYVQNEEQKVLSVDNVVICAGQLPFKELLEPLQAKGINVHVIGGADVAAELDAKRAIDQGSRLAAGL; from the coding sequence ATGACTAAGTACAAACATATTTTTGAACCGTTAGATTTAGGTTTTACAACCTTGAAAAATAGAATTTTAATGGGTTCTATGCACACTGGACTGGAAGAGGAAAAAAATGGGTATGAAAAAATTGCCGCATTTTATGCTGAAAGAGCGAAAGGTGGAGTTGGTTTAATTGTTACTGGAGGAATTGCTCCAAATATACAAGGTTGGACTGGTCCTTTTTCTGCTAGAATGAGTACTAAAAAGCATGCAAAACATCATAAGATTATAACAGAAGCTGTTCATAAAGAAGGAGGTAAAATTTGTATGCAGATTTTACATGCTGGTCGTTATGGATATCATCCTTTAAATGTTGGACCATCAGCAATTAAAGCTCCGATAAATCAATTTAAGCCTTTTAAACTTAGAGAATCTGGAATTAAAAGAACTATTAAGGATTTTGTTCGTTCTGCATCTTTAGCAAAAGAAGCAGGTTATGACGGAATTGAAATTATGGGTTCTGAAGGATATTTGATCAATCAGTTTATAGCTAAACGAACGAATAAAAGAAATGATGATTGGGGAGGAAGCTATAAAAACAGAATGCGTTTACCTATTGAAATTGTTAAGCAAACAAGAGAAAAGGTAGGAGAGGAGTTCATTATTATTTACCGTTTGTCAATGCTTGACTTGGTTGAGAAAGGAAGTTCTTGGGAAGAAATTGTACAACTTGCGAAAGAAATTGAAAAAGCAGGAGCTACAATTATCAATACGGGAATTGGTTGGCATGAAGCTAGGATTCCTACCATTGCTACTTCAGTACCAAGAGCAGCATTTACTTGGGTAACTAAAAAAATGAAAGAAGAAGTTTCTATTCCATTAGTAACTTCAAATCGTATTAACATGCCAGAAACAGCAGAAAAGGTTCTTTCAGAAGGTGATGCAGATATGATTTCAATGGCACGTCCATTTTTGGCAGATCCAGATTGGGTAAACAAAGCAGAGCAAGAAAAAGATGATGAAATCAATACATGTATTGCATGTAATCAGGCTTGTTTAGATCATGTTTTTGAGCAAAAAGTGGCAAGTTGCTTAGTAAATCCTAGAGCATGTCATGAAACAGAATTGAATTACCTTCCTACAAATACGAAGAAGAAAATTGCTGTAGTTGGAGCAGGACCAGCTGGTTTAGCGGCTTCTACTGTTGCAGCGCAAAGAGGACATGACGTAACGTTATTTGATGGAGAGTCAGAAATTGGAGGACAATTTAATATCGCAAAGCAAATTCCTGGAAAAGAAGAGTTTTATGAAACTATTCGTTACTTCGGTAAACAAATAGAACTGCATAATGTCAATCTAAAACTGAATACTAGAGTTTCAGCAGAAGACTTGGCAGAGCAAGATTTCGACGAAATTATTTTGGCAACAGGAATTTCACCTCGTGTTCCAAGAATTAACGGAATTGAGCACAAAAAGGTGTTGAATTATATTGATGTTTTAAAACTTAAGAAACCTGTTGGTAAGCGAGTAGCAGTTATTGGTGCTGGAGGTATTGGTTTTGACCTTTCTGAATATTTAACTCATGAAGGAGAGAGTACTTCTCAAAACATCGATGCTTGGTTAGAAGAATGGGGAATTGATAAAAGTTTAGAAGCAAGAAGTGGAATTGAAGGTGTTGAAAAGCATATACACCCGGCTGCAAGGGAAATCTTCATGTTCAAACGAAGCAAAGGGAAATTTGGAGGAAACTTAGGAAAAACTACAGGTTGGATTCATAGAGCAAACTTAAAAAAGAAGAATGTTCAGTTTATCAATGAAGTACAGTATACTAAAATAGATGATGAAGGTTTACACTATGTACAAAACGAAGAACAAAAAGTTTTGTCTGTAGATAATGTTGTTATTTGTGCTGGACAATTACCATTCAAAGAATTACTAGAGCCACTTCAAGCAAAAGGAATAAACGTACATGTAATTGGGGGAGCAGATGTTGCTGCAGAATTAGATGCTAAAAGAGCTATCGATCAAGGTAGTAGATTAGCAGCTGGTTTATAA
- a CDS encoding T9SS type B sorting domain-containing protein has product MDKLKIDFNSNTNTVFTNTTDTISSQSSISNTKGEILLNYDGVTLFDSKNNVIKSNQKYGKAYNSVIFKKIGCNNKYYLFETKAIRTPNMGVPREINIVPKLYYSQFEINDDGNVTTLEEDVLYFETSIYSGLTAYVNDEVQKVWVIVRNGIDMFIIEVNERGPESHQISKLADPKIFKYFVDGRDQMFNVLNDVKITPEGDKVVTFIRTNNYLTSNKEFIADDGFIQILSFNKDTGEAGNLFNQTKIEKGDTVVNLFNPLLGEIKDNKLYVTVRTRYLPFGLPPEHLTYEYDLSAPDIKATETLIFKEILTNVLDMQIGPDRELYILTIGQAWNTFIGKIENSSVTVLSNTNGLKIYELPSFPQSYFKSNFFVKNLCFGDRMEFASDLVENAITYNWDFGDGNTSSVVNPLHTYLDSGDYTIQLEVEDADNVKYYYSKDVTIKDELVSTTLPKEVYICSNEEPIEIDAGLFETFLWSTGETTRKIKVKEPGVYTVLVSNKDCCTGELETLLIENQAPSIDEIAYDELDNFATIYASGTEPLTYVLDDEVSQPENIFEGLSFGNHKIEVIDANGCRINSNFDVKLNIPKYFSPNGDGINDVFRIPQLRGNLDFELQIFDRHRRLIRNYKNQEILWDGTFSGVQLIPDDYWYFLRVNGQVFKGHFSKLN; this is encoded by the coding sequence ATGGATAAACTTAAGATAGATTTTAATTCAAATACGAATACTGTTTTTACAAATACTACGGATACGATTTCTTCTCAATCTTCAATTAGTAATACCAAAGGCGAAATTTTGTTGAATTATGATGGAGTTACATTATTTGATAGTAAGAATAATGTAATTAAATCTAATCAAAAGTATGGAAAAGCCTATAATTCTGTAATTTTTAAAAAAATAGGATGTAATAATAAGTATTATCTTTTTGAGACAAAAGCTATAAGAACTCCTAATATGGGTGTTCCAAGAGAAATAAATATCGTTCCAAAATTATATTATTCTCAGTTTGAAATTAATGATGATGGAAATGTAACTACTCTCGAAGAGGATGTTCTATACTTTGAAACATCAATTTATTCTGGGTTAACGGCTTATGTTAACGATGAAGTACAAAAAGTTTGGGTAATCGTAAGGAACGGTATAGATATGTTCATAATTGAAGTGAATGAACGAGGACCTGAAAGCCATCAGATCAGCAAACTTGCAGATCCAAAAATATTTAAATACTTCGTAGATGGAAGAGATCAAATGTTTAATGTTTTAAATGATGTTAAAATAACTCCAGAAGGTGATAAAGTTGTAACCTTTATTAGGACAAATAATTATTTAACTTCTAATAAAGAGTTTATAGCAGATGACGGTTTTATCCAAATATTATCTTTTAATAAGGACACGGGTGAAGCAGGCAATTTATTTAATCAAACAAAAATTGAAAAAGGAGATACAGTTGTCAACTTATTTAATCCACTATTGGGTGAAATTAAAGATAATAAATTGTACGTAACGGTAAGAACAAGATATCTTCCGTTTGGTCTTCCGCCAGAACATTTAACCTACGAGTATGACCTTTCGGCTCCAGATATAAAAGCAACAGAAACATTAATATTTAAAGAGATTCTTACTAATGTTTTAGATATGCAAATTGGACCAGATAGAGAACTTTATATTTTAACCATTGGTCAAGCATGGAATACCTTCATTGGTAAGATTGAAAATAGTAGTGTTACTGTTTTAAGTAATACAAATGGATTAAAGATTTATGAGCTTCCTTCATTTCCTCAATCTTATTTTAAATCAAACTTTTTTGTTAAAAACCTTTGTTTCGGAGATCGAATGGAATTTGCCTCAGATTTAGTAGAGAATGCAATAACCTATAATTGGGATTTTGGTGATGGGAATACATCTTCGGTTGTTAATCCTTTGCATACCTATTTAGATTCTGGAGATTATACTATCCAATTGGAAGTTGAGGATGCCGATAATGTAAAGTATTATTATTCTAAAGATGTAACTATAAAAGATGAACTGGTTTCTACAACGCTACCTAAAGAGGTTTATATCTGCAGTAATGAAGAACCTATTGAGATTGACGCAGGTTTATTCGAAACTTTTCTTTGGTCAACGGGAGAAACAACACGTAAAATAAAGGTTAAAGAGCCTGGTGTTTATACCGTTTTAGTGAGTAATAAAGATTGCTGTACAGGTGAATTAGAAACACTTTTAATAGAAAACCAAGCACCTTCAATTGATGAAATAGCTTATGATGAATTGGATAATTTTGCAACTATATACGCATCCGGAACTGAACCATTAACGTATGTTTTGGATGATGAGGTATCACAACCAGAGAATATTTTTGAAGGACTTTCTTTCGGTAATCACAAGATTGAAGTTATTGATGCTAATGGATGTAGAATTAATTCCAATTTTGATGTAAAACTAAATATACCAAAATATTTTTCTCCTAATGGAGATGGAATAAATGATGTTTTTAGAATTCCTCAATTGCGCGGAAATCTAGATTTTGAACTTCAGATATTTGATCGACATAGAAGATTGATTCGAAATTATAAAAACCAAGAAATACTATGGGATGGAACTTTTTCAGGAGTTCAATTAATTCCTGACGATTACTGGTATTTTTTAAGAGTAAATGGACAAGTTTTTAAAGGTCATTTCTCAAAACTAAACTAG
- a CDS encoding PorP/SprF family type IX secretion system membrane protein codes for MKNKYAIFLILLVGKLYAQEFLPIHSQYLLGNYFLVNPAVAGINTTHKVRFTYRNQWIGESAAPNTLTASYQGRVNRYIGMGGYVFKDSNGNHNTTGLEIATAYHINLGTNNKYERFWSFGLAFSGKHNGLDLDRTGGDPSLINFDQDFDFGFNIGTYFIYENYYGGLAMSQTLVNNILTTQNKTTYSLIVGHIRSINNNDTFFVEPSIFIRKIEGLDIEMDINTKFYHKPLLTKYSIWYGGSYKSFINNGLNGTSFTMFAGIDYKNFNFGYSIDFDLNTDFAGFYNSHQFILGINLFEKRYASLGCSPLNF; via the coding sequence GTGAAAAATAAATATGCTATATTTTTAATACTACTTGTAGGTAAACTTTATGCTCAAGAATTTCTTCCCATACATTCACAATATTTACTTGGGAATTATTTTTTGGTTAATCCAGCAGTAGCTGGAATCAATACAACTCATAAAGTCCGATTTACTTATAGAAATCAATGGATTGGAGAATCTGCTGCACCAAACACTCTTACTGCAAGTTATCAAGGAAGAGTTAATAGATATATTGGTATGGGAGGATATGTGTTTAAAGATAGTAATGGTAACCATAATACCACGGGTTTAGAAATAGCGACAGCATATCATATTAATTTAGGAACAAATAACAAGTATGAGCGATTTTGGAGTTTTGGTTTAGCTTTTTCAGGAAAACATAATGGTTTAGATTTAGATAGAACTGGAGGAGATCCTTCATTAATAAATTTTGATCAGGATTTTGATTTTGGTTTTAATATAGGAACTTATTTCATTTATGAAAATTATTATGGAGGATTAGCAATGAGCCAAACATTGGTGAATAATATTTTAACAACTCAAAATAAAACTACCTATTCTTTAATCGTAGGGCATATAAGAAGTATTAATAATAACGATACATTTTTTGTAGAGCCTTCGATTTTTATTAGGAAAATAGAAGGATTGGATATTGAAATGGATATTAATACCAAATTTTATCATAAACCATTGCTAACAAAATATAGTATATGGTATGGAGGTTCATATAAGTCTTTTATAAATAATGGATTAAATGGAACTTCGTTTACAATGTTTGCTGGAATAGACTATAAAAATTTTAACTTCGGATATTCCATAGATTTTGACTTGAATACAGATTTTGCAGGATTCTATAACTCACATCAATTTATATTAGGCATAAATTTATTCGAAAAAAGATATGCTTCCTTAGGTTGTAGTCCTTTAAATTTTTAA
- a CDS encoding CAL67264 family membrane protein, whose amino-acid sequence MNKNTVLGYATLIMVLMGILLVALAVFKYDEIAGYGFGAVALGFFSIAWVFNALKGRV is encoded by the coding sequence ATGAACAAAAATACAGTGTTGGGATACGCAACATTGATAATGGTCTTAATGGGAATTCTTTTAGTAGCTTTAGCTGTTTTTAAATACGACGAAATTGCAGGATATGGATTTGGAGCAGTTGCATTGGGATTTTTCTCAATTGCTTGGGTGTTCAATGCTTTAAAAGGACGCGTATAA
- the ettA gene encoding energy-dependent translational throttle protein EttA: MSDDKKIIFSMNRVSKTYQSTGKQVLKDIYLSFFYGAKIGILGLNGSGKSTLLKIIAGVEKNYQGDVVFSPGYKVGYLEQEPQLDEDKTVLEIVKEGVAEVVAVLDEYNKINDMFGLEEVYSDADKMQKLMDRQAELQDKIDASNAWELDTKLEIAMDALRTPDPDKKIGVLSGGERRRVALCRLLLQEPDILLLDEPTNHLDAESVHWLEHHLAQYKGTVIAVTHDRYFLDNVAGWILELDRGEGIPWKGNYSSWLDQKAKRLEQESKSASKRQKTLERELEWVRMAPKGRQAKSKARLKNYDKLMNQDQKQTEEKLEIYIPNGPRLGNNVIEAAGVSKAFGEKLLYENLEFNLPQAGIVGIIGPNGAGKTTIFRMIMGEENPDAGTFSVGETAKIAYVDQNHANIDPNKSIWENFSDGQDLVMMGGKQVNSRAYLSRFNFSGSEQNKKVNTLSGGERNRLHLAMTLKEEGNVLLLDEPTNDLDVNTLRALEEGLENFAGCAVVISHDRWFLDRICTHILAFEGDSQVYFFEGSFSEYEENKKKRLGGDIMPKRIKYKKLIR; the protein is encoded by the coding sequence ATGTCTGACGATAAGAAGATCATTTTTTCCATGAATAGGGTTTCTAAAACCTATCAATCTACAGGAAAACAAGTTTTAAAAGATATATACTTAAGCTTCTTTTATGGAGCTAAAATTGGAATTTTAGGTTTAAACGGTTCGGGTAAATCTACATTACTTAAAATTATTGCTGGTGTTGAAAAAAACTATCAAGGAGATGTAGTTTTTTCACCAGGATATAAAGTAGGATACCTAGAACAAGAACCGCAATTAGATGAAGATAAAACAGTTCTAGAAATTGTTAAAGAAGGAGTAGCAGAAGTTGTTGCAGTATTAGATGAATACAATAAAATCAACGACATGTTTGGTTTAGAGGAAGTATATTCTGATGCTGATAAAATGCAAAAACTAATGGATCGTCAGGCTGAGCTTCAAGATAAAATTGATGCTTCAAATGCTTGGGAATTAGATACCAAATTAGAAATTGCAATGGACGCTTTACGTACTCCTGATCCAGATAAGAAAATCGGAGTATTATCAGGAGGAGAAAGACGTAGAGTTGCTTTATGTAGATTATTATTGCAAGAGCCAGATATCTTATTATTAGATGAGCCTACCAACCACTTAGATGCAGAATCGGTGCATTGGTTAGAGCATCATTTAGCACAATACAAAGGAACAGTAATAGCAGTAACTCACGACCGTTATTTCTTAGATAATGTTGCTGGATGGATTTTAGAATTAGATAGAGGTGAAGGAATCCCTTGGAAAGGGAACTATTCTTCTTGGTTAGATCAGAAAGCAAAACGTTTAGAGCAAGAGAGCAAGTCAGCTTCTAAGCGTCAGAAAACTTTAGAACGAGAATTAGAATGGGTTCGTATGGCTCCAAAAGGACGTCAAGCGAAGTCAAAAGCTCGTTTAAAGAACTATGATAAATTAATGAATCAAGATCAAAAGCAAACTGAAGAGAAGCTTGAAATTTACATTCCGAACGGTCCACGTTTAGGAAATAATGTAATTGAAGCCGCTGGTGTTTCTAAAGCTTTTGGTGAGAAGTTATTATATGAAAATTTAGAATTCAATTTACCACAAGCAGGAATTGTTGGTATAATTGGTCCGAACGGAGCTGGTAAAACGACTATCTTCAGAATGATCATGGGAGAGGAAAATCCAGATGCTGGAACATTCTCTGTAGGTGAAACTGCAAAGATTGCGTATGTAGATCAAAACCATGCTAATATTGATCCTAATAAATCAATTTGGGAGAATTTTTCAGATGGTCAAGATTTGGTAATGATGGGTGGAAAGCAAGTGAATTCACGCGCATATTTAAGTAGATTTAATTTTTCTGGTAGCGAGCAAAACAAGAAAGTAAATACGCTTTCAGGTGGTGAACGTAACCGTTTACATTTAGCAATGACTCTAAAAGAAGAAGGTAACGTTTTACTTTTAGATGAGCCTACGAATGATTTAGATGTAAATACATTACGAGCTTTAGAAGAAGGATTAGAGAACTTTGCAGGATGTGCAGTGGTAATTTCTCACGACCGATGGTTTTTAGATAGAATTTGTACACATATCTTAGCTTTTGAAGGAGATTCTCAAGTGTACTTCTTTGAAGGTTCTTTCTCAGAATACGAAGAAAATAAAAAGAAACGTTTAGGAGGAGATATCATGCCAAAACGAATCAAATACAAGAAATTAATTCGTTAA